One Mixta gaviniae genomic window carries:
- a CDS encoding 2-hydroxyacid dehydrogenase — protein MKVSSPVHLLLTQPLPQAIEQRLQADYQLHRLWQAADAGALLNAVGPLIQGVVTGGAKGLDNATMDRLPALKIIAISGIGTDAVDLAHAARRNIAVTTTPGVLTDDVADMAFGLLIATLRRMSEAESVVRSGSWPQAQLPLARKVTGIRLGIIGMGQVGAAIARRAGDFQMEVLYHSRSPRPALPWRYIDDLHTLAREADVLVLAASADGGETIVTASVLEALGAEGFFINVARGKLVDEEALLAALTHKRIAGAGLDVFANEPHVPAAFFALPQVTLQPHRASATQQTRLEMGEIVLRNLAACFNGETPPNKV, from the coding sequence ATGAAAGTTTCCTCCCCCGTTCATCTCCTGTTAACCCAGCCGCTGCCGCAGGCTATCGAACAACGGCTGCAGGCCGACTACCAGCTTCATCGCCTCTGGCAGGCGGCTGACGCCGGTGCCCTGCTAAATGCGGTCGGCCCGCTGATTCAGGGTGTGGTCACCGGCGGCGCGAAAGGGCTGGATAACGCCACAATGGATCGCCTGCCCGCGCTAAAGATTATCGCCATTAGCGGCATCGGTACCGATGCGGTGGATCTCGCTCATGCCGCGCGTCGCAATATCGCCGTCACCACTACCCCGGGCGTGCTAACTGACGATGTCGCGGATATGGCGTTCGGCTTGCTTATCGCCACCCTGCGCCGCATGAGCGAAGCGGAAAGCGTTGTGCGCTCCGGAAGCTGGCCACAGGCGCAGCTGCCGCTGGCGCGTAAGGTGACGGGCATCCGACTGGGCATTATCGGTATGGGCCAGGTAGGTGCGGCAATTGCCCGGCGCGCCGGGGATTTTCAGATGGAAGTGCTTTATCACAGCCGCTCGCCGCGTCCGGCGCTGCCGTGGCGCTATATTGATGACCTGCACACCCTGGCGCGCGAAGCAGACGTGCTGGTACTGGCCGCCTCGGCGGATGGCGGCGAGACCATCGTCACCGCCTCGGTGCTTGAGGCGCTGGGCGCGGAAGGCTTTTTTATCAACGTGGCGCGCGGAAAGCTGGTTGATGAGGAAGCGCTGCTCGCTGCGCTGACGCATAAACGCATCGCCGGCGCCGGGCTGGATGTTTTTGCTAATGAGCCACACGTGCCGGCCGCTTTTTTTGCCTTGCCGCAGGTCACTCTGCAACCGCACCGCGCCAGCGCCACGCAGCAAACCCGGCTGGAGATGGGCGAGATCGTGCTGCGCAATCTGGCCGCCTGTTTTAACGGGGAGACGCCGCCGAACAAAGTCTGA
- a CDS encoding 4-oxalocrotonate tautomerase: protein MPVLRLEMVPGRTPEQKRDFVREVTRVAVETLQCKPESVDVLIIELPKAHWAKAGKLMAD, encoded by the coding sequence ATGCCTGTTTTACGTTTAGAAATGGTGCCGGGCCGTACGCCTGAACAAAAACGTGATTTTGTCCGTGAAGTGACCCGCGTTGCGGTGGAGACATTGCAATGCAAGCCTGAGAGCGTCGATGTGTTGATTATTGAGCTGCCCAAAGCGCACTGGGCAAAAGCGGGAAAGCTGATGGCGGATTAG
- a CDS encoding phage tail protein, with product MKRIRRQTLPFQSMQRDAEYHWPSNSRIGKRGAFQFPGAGEEKITLSGELYPEITGGKLTLTAVRLMAGEGCAWPLLSGNDMIYAMYVINSISETGAEFFTDGSPRKITFNLALTRVDESLTAIYGDLNKQAGQLAGKGKGAATRVTSSLGF from the coding sequence TTGAAGAGGATCAGGCGTCAGACGCTGCCGTTTCAGAGCATGCAGCGGGACGCGGAATATCACTGGCCATCAAACAGCCGCATCGGTAAGCGTGGCGCCTTTCAGTTTCCCGGCGCCGGGGAGGAGAAAATCACCCTCAGCGGTGAGCTTTACCCGGAGATCACCGGCGGCAAACTGACCCTGACGGCGGTCAGGCTGATGGCCGGGGAGGGATGCGCGTGGCCGCTCCTGTCGGGTAACGACATGATTTACGCAATGTACGTTATCAACAGCATCAGCGAGACCGGCGCGGAGTTTTTCACAGACGGCTCGCCCCGCAAAATTACCTTTAATCTGGCACTGACCCGTGTTGATGAGTCGCTCACGGCCATTTACGGCGACCTGAATAAACAGGCCGGTCAACTGGCCGGCAAGGGCAAAGGCGCCGCAACCAGAGTCACATCGTCGCTGGGGTTCTGA
- a CDS encoding Exc2 family lipoprotein: MPCKYVSSIVLTLPLLLSACAGPQTSVEINAHHMAYKIARMHFDPNTRPLTTDNARRMTAFLNPFYQLGKKDRAEGLTLAQAQAQQRVASFNQNRASSAAEEGPFAAASQKSTFISQSYDAEQPEAQSKILLEGATATYWDGYNGKS; this comes from the coding sequence ATGCCTTGCAAATATGTTTCATCTATTGTTCTGACCCTGCCATTACTGCTTTCCGCCTGCGCCGGGCCGCAGACCAGCGTGGAGATAAATGCTCACCATATGGCTTATAAAATAGCCAGAATGCATTTCGATCCCAATACCCGGCCGCTGACCACCGACAATGCGCGACGGATGACAGCATTTCTCAACCCGTTTTACCAGCTGGGGAAAAAAGATCGCGCGGAGGGCCTGACGCTGGCGCAGGCGCAGGCGCAGCAGCGCGTGGCCAGCTTTAACCAGAATCGCGCCAGCAGCGCGGCGGAAGAAGGGCCGTTTGCGGCTGCTTCTCAGAAAAGCACTTTTATTTCGCAGTCGTACGATGCGGAACAACCTGAGGCACAAAGCAAGATCTTGCTGGAAGGCGCCACTGCGACCTACTGGGACGGCTATAACGGCAAGTCCTGA
- a CDS encoding LysR family transcriptional regulator, whose product MELHQLKCFLAVAEELNFSRAAARLNMTQPPLSRQIQLLEKNLGVILFARSNRRVELTAMGAQLVKEARLILKLSDRLALSLQQRAAGETGSLSMGFTAVFSWAFIPGLLKEMARRLPGVTFDLQELVTNKQIAAIENNQLDIGFVRQVPPDPRLAWLPLNAESLIAAFPSDHPLARKRKIPLSAFNQEPFFLYAKEEARYFYERITDLFLFHNITPDYKYQLAQTHTILGMVNAGLGCAIVPASSKTLGFANMTFMNIEEVNIQALNFLVYAKDNPNPVLDSFLRAIRELYAEP is encoded by the coding sequence ATGGAACTGCACCAGTTGAAATGTTTTCTGGCGGTCGCGGAAGAGCTGAACTTCAGTCGCGCAGCGGCGCGCCTGAACATGACCCAACCGCCGCTTAGCCGCCAGATCCAGCTGCTGGAAAAAAACCTCGGCGTTATCCTTTTCGCGCGCAGCAACCGTCGCGTCGAGCTGACGGCGATGGGCGCGCAGCTGGTAAAAGAGGCGCGGCTTATTCTTAAGCTCAGCGATCGGCTGGCGCTATCTCTGCAGCAGCGCGCCGCAGGCGAGACGGGAAGCCTGTCGATGGGATTTACCGCCGTTTTTTCCTGGGCCTTTATTCCCGGCCTGCTTAAAGAGATGGCGCGCCGGCTGCCGGGCGTCACTTTTGACCTACAGGAGCTGGTGACGAATAAGCAAATTGCCGCCATTGAGAATAATCAGCTGGATATTGGCTTTGTGCGCCAGGTTCCTCCCGATCCGCGGCTCGCCTGGCTGCCGTTAAATGCTGAAAGCCTGATCGCTGCTTTTCCCAGCGACCATCCGCTGGCGCGGAAGCGTAAAATCCCGTTGTCGGCGTTCAACCAGGAGCCGTTCTTTTTATACGCTAAAGAGGAAGCGCGCTATTTTTATGAGCGCATTACCGATCTGTTTCTCTTTCACAATATTACGCCGGACTACAAATATCAGCTGGCGCAAACCCATACTATTCTGGGCATGGTCAATGCCGGCCTTGGCTGCGCTATCGTCCCGGCTTCATCAAAAACGCTGGGCTTTGCTAACATGACCTTTATGAATATTGAAGAGGTGAATATCCAGGCGCTTAATTTCCTGGTTTACGCCAAAGATAATCCTAATCCCGTTTTAGACAGCTTTTTGCGTGCGATACGGGAGTTATATGCCGAACCCTAA
- a CDS encoding LysR family transcriptional regulator has protein sequence MDKLSGMEMFVRVVECGSFTAAADVSGVSATMVAKQIRSIEQRLGSRLLHRTTRRQQLTEVGQLYYERCQRVLSAFALAESSASELQASPQGIVRMIAPVSFGGHRLVPALSDYMALNPAVNVMLTLENRIQNLSQGNYELGIQIGEMNEPGVVARPLRPYRRILAASPGYIAHHGLPEHPSQLGDYSCLEIAYWLTPNRWELMGPEGELFKATIHGRFMSNQGEALRIAALNHCGIVLQPESVLREDIAQGRLIQVLPGWSYKPTPMYLTYLQDHRPSAKLRSVIDFLMARFGAEA, from the coding sequence ATGGATAAGCTGTCAGGGATGGAGATGTTTGTCAGGGTGGTTGAATGCGGCAGCTTTACCGCGGCGGCTGACGTCAGCGGGGTATCGGCCACCATGGTGGCTAAACAGATTCGCTCGATTGAGCAGCGGCTGGGATCCCGGTTGCTGCATCGCACAACGCGTCGACAGCAGCTGACGGAAGTTGGCCAGCTTTACTATGAGCGCTGCCAGCGGGTGTTATCGGCGTTCGCATTGGCTGAAAGCAGCGCATCCGAATTACAGGCATCCCCTCAGGGCATCGTACGCATGATTGCGCCGGTCAGTTTTGGCGGCCATCGCTTAGTGCCGGCGCTAAGCGATTATATGGCGCTGAATCCCGCGGTAAATGTCATGTTAACCCTGGAGAATCGTATCCAAAACTTAAGCCAGGGAAACTACGAGCTGGGGATTCAAATTGGCGAGATGAATGAACCCGGCGTCGTTGCCCGGCCTTTGCGCCCGTACCGCAGAATATTAGCGGCCTCTCCTGGCTATATCGCCCATCATGGCCTGCCGGAACATCCCAGCCAGCTGGGCGATTACAGCTGCCTGGAAATAGCCTATTGGCTGACGCCGAATCGCTGGGAATTAATGGGGCCGGAAGGGGAGCTGTTTAAAGCGACGATACATGGGCGTTTTATGTCGAATCAGGGCGAGGCGCTCCGGATCGCCGCCTTGAATCATTGCGGCATTGTCCTGCAGCCGGAATCGGTTTTGAGGGAGGATATCGCTCAGGGCCGCCTGATTCAGGTGTTGCCGGGCTGGTCTTATAAGCCAACGCCGATGTACCTGACCTATCTGCAGGATCACCGCCCTTCGGCAAAGCTGCGCAGTGTGATTGATTTTCTGATGGCGCGCTTTGGCGCCGAAGCGTGA
- a CDS encoding DUF262 domain-containing protein, which yields MKNFDTRAYNISDFLEWSQTGLLELSPKFQRRSVWTEKAKSYLVDTILRGKPIPKILITQTLNVGRNVRTVVDGQQRLRAILSYINGDFKVSRAHNREFSSFYFDDLPDEIKSEFLKYEIGVDMLFDLSFEDILDIFARLNTYSVKLNPQELLNAQYLGYFKQAAYSLGFRYVAYFIEGGVLSEKEVTRMSEAELSSDLLGSLIDGIQPKKHIPTLYKKYDDDEDNCNDAAAKFDNVMTIIGEIYPSEELKQTNFHRIHFFYTLFTSIAHCLYGLENFNDAPRTNIDNNNIGQIRNSLDEISARYDEVTARDALAPNDEYRDFIDASRRATTDLSSRKLRTEFICKKIRDAM from the coding sequence ATGAAAAATTTTGATACTCGCGCTTACAACATTTCAGATTTTTTGGAGTGGAGCCAGACAGGCCTACTGGAACTCTCGCCAAAGTTTCAAAGAAGATCGGTTTGGACGGAGAAAGCTAAGTCTTATCTAGTCGATACTATATTAAGAGGAAAGCCAATACCTAAAATTCTTATAACTCAAACGTTGAATGTTGGGAGAAATGTTAGAACAGTTGTTGATGGCCAACAAAGACTTAGAGCCATACTGAGCTATATTAATGGAGACTTCAAAGTTTCTCGAGCTCACAACAGAGAGTTTTCTTCGTTCTACTTTGATGATTTACCTGATGAAATAAAATCAGAATTTTTAAAGTATGAAATCGGCGTAGATATGCTTTTCGACTTATCGTTCGAAGATATCTTAGATATATTTGCAAGGCTTAATACTTATTCTGTTAAATTAAACCCACAAGAACTACTTAATGCTCAATACTTGGGTTATTTTAAACAAGCTGCGTATAGTTTAGGGTTTAGATATGTTGCTTATTTTATCGAAGGAGGGGTTCTTTCCGAGAAAGAGGTAACAAGGATGTCAGAAGCTGAACTTTCCTCTGACCTACTAGGCTCATTGATTGATGGCATTCAGCCCAAAAAGCACATCCCTACTCTTTATAAAAAGTATGACGATGATGAAGATAACTGTAATGATGCAGCAGCGAAATTCGATAATGTAATGACGATAATAGGAGAGATATATCCGTCTGAAGAACTGAAGCAAACCAATTTCCACAGAATCCATTTTTTCTATACATTATTTACATCAATTGCACATTGTCTTTATGGTTTGGAAAATTTTAATGATGCGCCTAGAACTAACATTGATAATAATAATATCGGCCAAATAAGAAATTCACTAGATGAAATTAGTGCAAGATATGATGAGGTTACGGCTAGAGATGCTCTAGCTCCAAATGATGAATATCGAGATTTCATTGATGCCTCACGCAGAGCGACCACAGACCTCTCATCTCGAAAATTGAGGACTGAATTTATCTGTAAAAAAATTCGGGATGCTATGTAA
- a CDS encoding DMT family transporter yields MKASYSKGVMCCLIATLSWGATFPLMTSALTHVDPYTFTTLRYGFAGIALAVTLLMREGKQSFRLCGERAGLAWLLGSAAFVGFGFFVFLGQQMAGKDGALTASIMMATMPMLGILVNWLIHRIAPPAFSVALILISFLGVITVVTKGHYGSLFESPASYKANALIIFGALCWVIYTVGAACFPEWSPLRYTTLTTCLGMTSVLVLNAIIYLAGLVAVPSVNDLLFIVPHVLYTAIIASFIGILCWNTGNKILMPVNGVLFMDVVPVTAFTLSALTGLMPGPAEIAGACITGAALVVNNLCLRYRLSRITAIPVCGR; encoded by the coding sequence ATGAAAGCATCCTATTCAAAGGGCGTTATGTGCTGCCTGATCGCAACCCTCTCCTGGGGAGCGACATTTCCGCTGATGACCAGCGCGCTAACGCATGTCGATCCCTATACTTTTACCACGCTACGCTATGGCTTCGCTGGCATCGCTCTGGCTGTTACGCTTCTGATGCGCGAAGGAAAACAAAGCTTCCGCTTGTGCGGCGAACGCGCAGGCCTGGCCTGGCTATTAGGCTCGGCGGCCTTTGTCGGCTTCGGCTTTTTCGTCTTTTTAGGCCAGCAAATGGCGGGAAAGGATGGCGCGCTGACCGCCTCAATTATGATGGCGACAATGCCCATGCTCGGTATCCTGGTTAACTGGCTGATACACCGGATTGCCCCACCCGCCTTTTCTGTTGCGTTAATTCTTATCTCCTTTTTGGGCGTGATTACCGTCGTCACGAAAGGGCATTACGGTAGCCTGTTTGAGTCGCCGGCCAGCTATAAAGCAAACGCGTTGATTATTTTCGGCGCGCTGTGTTGGGTAATTTATACCGTCGGTGCCGCCTGCTTTCCTGAATGGTCGCCGCTACGGTATACCACCCTCACAACCTGCCTGGGCATGACCAGCGTTCTCGTTCTGAACGCTATTATTTATCTGGCGGGTCTCGTGGCCGTTCCGTCGGTTAATGATCTGCTGTTTATCGTTCCACATGTCCTCTACACAGCCATAATAGCCAGCTTCATCGGGATCCTGTGCTGGAACACAGGTAATAAAATCCTTATGCCAGTAAACGGCGTCTTATTTATGGATGTGGTACCCGTCACTGCTTTCACTCTCTCAGCGCTGACAGGATTAATGCCGGGCCCGGCTGAAATCGCCGGCGCGTGTATCACGGGAGCGGCCCTGGTCGTCAACAATCTCTGTCTTCGCTATCGTCTATCCAGGATCACCGCCATACCGGTATGTGGCAGATAG
- a CDS encoding GGDEF domain-containing protein — MQLALLNKDKPLKSSLTLFLFTTLFCFVGGHLRLPAELSLFWPINALLTGIFVRCPWLHRLRYYLVCYGAMVFNDMLFSGWALPAFTINGANILFILVAASMLIQRADPLNASGRVRNALTIFPACLLASIACASWGALAQGLLFRAGFLTAWSDWLSEQFSTGVLLLPFLLTLPRRSDLLAARRRWQKCAPALALLLSVCAAALIGGGGSLSFPVPALIWCAISFPLWLTSGLTLLTGITEIILVVRNVMNIQGDDSLLPLSHLTSARLGVATVAISPLIVAVSMDAIRQLNRQLTLRANHDFLTRQLTRSGLYERLEQMKQAGALRNRHIGVLLIDIDYFKAINDNYGHDAGDAVLQEVAQRMQQNVGEGGLVCRFGGEEFLVLLFDLTDRQLLQKAEAIRRCVMQQKIMLRGGAAAVTVSIGVSSGTLDHTNICDDFNRLVSAADKQLFVSKRNGRNQTTPTPESINLMSDALT; from the coding sequence ATGCAACTCGCGCTTCTTAACAAAGATAAACCGCTGAAGAGTAGTCTGACGCTGTTTCTCTTCACCACCCTCTTTTGCTTTGTCGGCGGCCATCTACGCCTGCCTGCGGAGCTGTCGCTGTTCTGGCCGATCAATGCGCTGCTGACTGGCATTTTTGTCCGTTGTCCCTGGCTGCACCGGCTGCGCTATTACCTGGTCTGCTACGGCGCGATGGTATTTAACGACATGCTGTTTTCCGGCTGGGCGCTGCCGGCGTTCACCATTAACGGCGCGAATATCCTGTTTATTCTGGTCGCCGCCTCGATGCTGATCCAACGCGCCGACCCGCTTAATGCCTCCGGAAGGGTGAGAAACGCGCTGACCATTTTCCCCGCCTGCCTGCTGGCGTCGATAGCCTGCGCCAGCTGGGGCGCGCTGGCGCAAGGGCTGTTGTTCCGCGCCGGTTTTCTCACCGCCTGGAGCGACTGGCTGAGCGAACAGTTCTCCACCGGCGTGCTGCTGCTGCCTTTTCTACTGACGCTGCCGCGCAGGTCCGATCTGCTGGCGGCGCGGCGCCGCTGGCAAAAATGCGCGCCTGCGCTGGCCCTGCTGCTCTCTGTCTGCGCAGCGGCGCTGATCGGCGGCGGCGGCAGCCTCTCCTTTCCGGTGCCGGCGTTGATTTGGTGCGCCATTAGCTTTCCGCTCTGGCTTACCAGCGGCCTGACGCTGCTTACCGGCATCACAGAAATTATTCTGGTGGTGCGCAACGTAATGAATATTCAGGGCGATGACAGCCTGCTGCCGTTAAGCCATTTGACCTCGGCGCGGCTGGGCGTAGCGACGGTGGCAATCAGCCCGCTGATTGTCGCGGTAAGCATGGATGCCATCAGGCAGCTCAACCGCCAGCTAACGCTGCGCGCCAATCACGATTTTCTTACCCGACAGCTGACGCGATCCGGGCTGTATGAGCGTCTGGAGCAGATGAAACAAGCCGGCGCGCTGCGCAACCGACACATCGGGGTGCTGTTGATCGATATCGATTATTTTAAGGCGATCAATGACAACTATGGTCATGATGCCGGTGATGCGGTGTTGCAGGAGGTGGCGCAACGCATGCAGCAGAATGTTGGCGAGGGAGGGCTGGTGTGTCGGTTCGGCGGCGAGGAGTTTCTGGTGCTGCTGTTCGATTTGACCGATCGGCAGCTGCTGCAGAAGGCGGAGGCGATCCGCCGGTGCGTGATGCAGCAGAAGATAATGTTGCGCGGCGGCGCGGCGGCAGTCACCGTCAGTATCGGCGTAAGCAGCGGCACGCTGGATCACACCAATATCTGCGACGACTTTAACCGTCTGGTCTCCGCGGCGGACAAACAGCTGTTTGTCTCGAAGCGCAACGGGCGCAACCAGACCACGCCAACGCCGGAAAGCATCAACCTGATGAGCGATGCGTTGACGTAG
- a CDS encoding GNAT family N-acetyltransferase, with protein sequence MDIDSPRLRYQPLIEDDWPFFLSLHQDREVMRFVSDTHDAGTLRRHAFDVRLPRWQPGSTHWLCLVMREKRSGEPVGLTGFIDRGQGIAEVGFLLATAFQGQGYGTESLRAVCQTAFALGFRKLTASVTVGNHASKAVLEKAGFRLEGVLRENYHLHGRWQDDWVFGLLPPVAESDQAATRL encoded by the coding sequence ATGGATATCGATTCTCCTCGCCTGCGCTATCAGCCCCTGATTGAAGATGACTGGCCTTTTTTTCTGTCGCTGCATCAGGATCGGGAGGTAATGCGCTTTGTCAGCGATACGCATGACGCCGGAACGCTGCGCCGCCACGCTTTCGATGTGCGCCTGCCGCGCTGGCAGCCGGGCAGCACGCACTGGCTCTGCCTGGTCATGCGAGAAAAACGGTCCGGCGAGCCGGTGGGTCTTACCGGCTTTATCGATCGCGGGCAGGGCATTGCCGAAGTCGGCTTTCTGCTTGCCACCGCCTTTCAGGGCCAGGGCTACGGTACCGAATCGCTGCGTGCTGTATGCCAGACGGCGTTCGCACTGGGTTTTCGTAAGCTCACCGCCTCTGTCACCGTGGGCAATCACGCCTCGAAAGCGGTGCTGGAAAAGGCGGGCTTTCGGCTGGAGGGCGTGCTGCGTGAGAACTATCATCTGCACGGCCGCTGGCAGGATGACTGGGTATTTGGATTGTTGCCGCCTGTGGCAGAAAGCGATCAGGCGGCAACGCGCTTATGA
- a CDS encoding MFS transporter, translated as MSSKQLDVPAVHALRVGRHRYWVLALIFIITVINYADRATMSIAGTSVVKELALDPLMLGMIFSAFAWAYALGQIPGGWLLDRFGARRVYGCSLLLWSIFTALQGTVGWIGLTGSLAAMTLFLMRFMLGLVESPAFPANSRIVSCWFPTRERGVASALFNSGQYMAVVVFTPIMAWLTHSLGWEHVFVWMGALGIVLSFVWFAFYREPHSDPRLSAEEKALMKEGGALVDLEADRKKNAKPTSLREMKCLFNNRNLWAIYLGQYCITALTYFFITWFPIYLIQGRGMTIMQAGWVAALPAICGFTGGILGGYLSDALIRKGMHPSRARKTPFILGMGCSTILVFANVADSNSAVIALMALAFFGKGLAAVGWAVLSDLAPKNMIGLCGGVFNGIGNIAGIITPLVIGYVVSVTGSFADALWFVAAHGVLGVVAYLLIAARFERVGSSRPS; from the coding sequence ATGAGCAGCAAGCAGCTTGATGTACCTGCCGTACACGCGTTGCGCGTGGGCCGTCACCGTTACTGGGTATTAGCATTAATTTTTATTATTACGGTCATTAACTATGCCGACCGCGCCACCATGTCGATTGCCGGCACCTCGGTAGTGAAAGAGCTGGCTCTCGATCCGCTGATGCTCGGCATGATTTTCTCCGCCTTCGCCTGGGCCTATGCGCTGGGGCAAATCCCCGGCGGCTGGCTGCTGGACCGCTTCGGCGCCCGGCGCGTCTATGGCTGTAGCCTGCTGCTCTGGTCGATCTTTACCGCGCTGCAGGGCACCGTTGGCTGGATAGGCCTCACCGGCTCGCTGGCGGCCATGACGCTGTTCCTGATGCGCTTTATGCTCGGCCTGGTGGAATCTCCCGCTTTTCCGGCGAACTCGCGTATCGTCTCTTGCTGGTTCCCGACTCGCGAACGCGGCGTCGCCTCGGCGCTTTTTAACTCCGGGCAGTATATGGCCGTCGTGGTGTTTACGCCGATAATGGCCTGGCTGACCCATTCGCTCGGCTGGGAACATGTCTTCGTCTGGATGGGGGCGCTGGGCATCGTGCTGTCGTTCGTCTGGTTTGCTTTCTATCGCGAACCGCACAGCGATCCGCGCCTGAGCGCGGAAGAGAAGGCGCTGATGAAAGAGGGCGGCGCGCTGGTAGATTTAGAGGCCGATCGCAAAAAAAACGCAAAGCCGACCTCACTGCGCGAGATGAAATGTTTGTTCAACAACCGCAATCTCTGGGCGATTTATCTGGGGCAATATTGCATTACCGCCCTCACCTATTTTTTTATCACCTGGTTTCCCATCTACCTGATTCAGGGACGCGGCATGACGATTATGCAGGCGGGCTGGGTGGCGGCGCTGCCGGCGATATGCGGCTTTACCGGCGGCATTCTCGGCGGTTATCTGTCGGATGCGTTGATCCGCAAAGGAATGCATCCGTCACGCGCGCGCAAAACCCCGTTCATTCTCGGCATGGGCTGTTCGACGATTCTGGTGTTTGCTAACGTCGCTGACAGCAACAGCGCGGTTATCGCCCTGATGGCGCTGGCATTTTTTGGCAAAGGCCTCGCTGCGGTAGGCTGGGCGGTGCTTTCTGATCTGGCCCCTAAAAATATGATAGGCCTGTGCGGCGGCGTCTTTAACGGTATCGGCAATATCGCCGGCATTATCACGCCGCTGGTGATTGGCTATGTGGTTTCCGTGACCGGTTCCTTTGCGGATGCGCTGTGGTTCGTCGCCGCCCACGGCGTGTTAGGGGTGGTCGCCTATCTGCTGATTGCCGCTCGCTTTGAGCGCGTGGGATCCAGCCGCCCCTCATAA
- a CDS encoding phage integrase yields MAISKLPNGKWQAQVFPNGRDGKRIRRQFATKGEAQSFEKFVKEQAQDKPWLGEKTDKRRVIELVELWFNTHGITLADGEKRRTTMAFACEAMGNPLATEFNATIFASYRELRLSRKITRSSRVKAVTPRTVNLELAYFRAMFNELRRLDEWTMPNPLENVREFKISESEMAYLTIDEIRTLLAECENSRSKDLITIVKICLATGARWSEAEGLKGNQIRAGQIIYVKTKGKKNRAVPITEKLQAELPSSRKAQLLFKPCYSAFRKAMQRAGIETPAGQLTHVLRHTFASHFMMNGGNILVLQRILGRTDIKVTMRYAHFGPDHFSEAKLFNPLSQIAIC; encoded by the coding sequence ATGGCGATCAGCAAGTTACCCAATGGAAAGTGGCAAGCGCAGGTTTTTCCGAACGGCCGCGACGGCAAAAGGATACGCCGTCAGTTTGCTACGAAGGGCGAAGCACAATCCTTTGAGAAGTTCGTAAAAGAGCAGGCTCAGGATAAGCCCTGGCTGGGAGAGAAAACTGATAAGCGCCGGGTAATTGAGCTGGTTGAATTGTGGTTCAACACGCATGGCATCACTCTGGCGGATGGAGAGAAGCGGCGAACCACAATGGCGTTCGCCTGCGAAGCGATGGGAAACCCACTCGCAACCGAGTTTAACGCGACAATTTTTGCCTCTTATCGCGAGCTGCGGTTAAGCAGAAAGATCACCCGTTCCAGTCGAGTAAAGGCGGTAACGCCGCGCACGGTAAATTTAGAACTGGCCTATTTCAGGGCAATGTTTAATGAGCTGCGCCGATTGGATGAATGGACTATGCCCAATCCGTTAGAGAATGTGCGCGAGTTTAAAATCAGTGAGTCAGAGATGGCGTATCTCACCATTGATGAAATTAGAACCCTCCTCGCAGAATGTGAAAATAGCCGATCCAAGGACCTAATAACCATTGTAAAAATCTGTCTGGCAACTGGCGCACGATGGAGCGAGGCCGAAGGCTTAAAGGGAAATCAAATCCGCGCCGGTCAGATCATCTACGTGAAAACTAAAGGTAAGAAAAACCGAGCGGTGCCGATAACTGAAAAATTACAGGCTGAACTGCCATCCAGCAGGAAAGCGCAGTTGCTCTTTAAACCATGCTATTCAGCCTTTAGAAAGGCCATGCAACGCGCTGGTATTGAAACACCTGCAGGGCAACTAACGCATGTTTTACGCCATACATTTGCTTCTCATTTCATGATGAATGGCGGTAACATTCTAGTGCTACAAAGAATATTGGGGCGTACCGATATTAAGGTAACGATGCGTTATGCGCACTTTGGGCCGGATCATTTTTCAGAAGCAAAGTTGTTCAACCCGCTGAGTCAAATAGCGATATGTTGA